aatcctcaagatttagtggtgtaatgtcaggcagacaattgacaaaatcCCAGCCTGTTAAAGAGTTAATGTGTGCTATCTTTACAGCATTTCATTCCAATTGGTTTTGCTCCATTTTCTGTTTGATCTGGAGTTTTTAAATGGTACAGTAAACCAAAAATAAGAAGAATGGATGTTTCAAATGACAGccattcctttttctttttttcggtCTTCACAATCTCAGAAGAGTGAAGTTTCAAATCTAAGATCCGTTCGGAGTGTACGTCTCAGTGTACGATGTGTCAGAGAAAGGAGCTTTCAGGCTCTTGATGTTTCAGAGTTGCAGAGATTATTTCCTGACGTGGGATATTTGTGTCAGGGTTCCTCAAGCATGAACGGTGGAAACATGAAATGATGTGCTTTTCAATGACAGGGCAGAATCTCACAGTGTGGGGGGAAGATTCGGGACTCAGATTGTGCAGTTTGAGAACCAACGCATTcagttttatagattttatatagTCGTCCATGTGTCCAAATTTATGCATTTATACATACACTCATCAGACACTTTATTGTTAGgtacagtgatggtatagttaccagaggtggaaaaagtactgaaaaattgtaattgagtaaaagtacctttactttgctaaaattctactcaagtgaaagtaaaagtacccatctaaaaatctacttgagtaaaagtaaaaagtactcaatttaaaatttactttgagtaaaagttacatagttacttttaattatttgatgtaaaaaaaaaataaaaacaaatcataaattaaatagtttttaatgaactattattccacataatattttaaacctttcaggcagtatttgctcagacccccccataaaacatttttagtggcataggtttctatgatccattttttttctttactattaaaacgttatggtcatataggtgactataaaccgtactttgatagttttacagttcattattattttttatcttgccattgctgtgctttaactgctatttacatgtttttttttgaacatttaagcagattgtttaattataaaaataaaataaccaccacatgctttctcaggtttgatgtggaagttttgaaagctgacagctctgtccggcggggcacattttgtattgcatgaggacgttattgcctcgttattccacacgcGAGCATCTGTGCGCCGGCGCATCCACgccaattattattttattaattcagacaattgtttttttttccagcatttaattatttactcagtaacggggagttttccagtgtcgcaaagtaaattacttgtgtcaaaatgtacttgagtaaaagtaaaattacctgttttaaaaactactttaaaaatgacaattactcataaaatgtactcagttacagtaacttgagtaaatctaattcattactttccacctctgatagtTACTTTGAAAAGGCATCCTGAtcactcctttaaaaagtaatttagttactttatggattacttgattttaaaagtaactaagttactttacaagttactttattagttactttcagcagctgcagacaccacctcctgccaaaactccctttattggaaaatgcatttttaacagcaacaatgtatctctagacatttaaagtttaactatttcctaaaaaacaaaacagatttattaaaaataaaagaccatttctcttgaattaacttaacataaataattgtttttataaaaaaaataaaatatggtatttcttgatttcacttaacataaatactggttttaataaaaaatataaaaaaataaagactcTAAATCTGAGAGAGAGTAACaaacagtgacttggataagtaactttaatctgattactgaattggaaatagtaatgtgctagattactcgttactgacatcactgtttaggtacaccttgctagtaccggGTTGGACCCACTTTTggcttcagaactgccttaatcctttgtGGAATTGATTCAGCAAGATACTGGAAACATTGctcagagattctggtccatattaACATTATATCATGAGAGCATcatgcagttgctgcagatttatcagctgcacatccatgatgcaaATCTCccattccaccacatcccaaagctgctctattggattgagatctggtgactgtggaggacattccagtacagtgaactctCTCATTGTCGTCTtcaaaaactgaactgcttgaatttttgcaccaggagtaaagcagcataaagttatccaaaagcagtgtgtaagactggtggaggagaacatgatgccaagatgcatgaaaaaaactgtgatttaaaaacagggttattccaccaaatattgtatatttctgaactcttaaaactttaggaatatgaacttttgaacattttctttgcattatttgaggtctgaaagcatcttttttgttatttcaggcatttttttattttttggaattttttatttggaatttaggagaaatgttgtccaaagtttatagaataaaacacttttttccattttactcaaacataaacctataaatagtaaattcagagaaactgattcagaaactgaagatgtctcttaattgtttccagagctgtatttgtaaagGTTTCTGTGTTTTAATGCTTCCAAAAATAATAGAACACCACTTCTTCACAAATTCAGTTCCTGTGCTGATAGATGCTGGATGTACTAAGATGTTCCACTGCTGATCTATAAGGATGATGGTTTAGGTTAGAAGCCCTATTGTAAGTGTGGGTATAATGCAAGACTGCTTTAAGTTCATTCACCTACACACACATTTGCTCTTTTTGAGGATCACAGTGGACACTCGTATCAATCTTGCCACTGATAAATTTAAAAGCAGGCCGGGCGAGACTCCATTTCCACTCAATTACACCCGTTCCTTCTAATCACTGTCTCTGGGAAAGACGTggcaaaaattaaagcagaaaTGAATCCGCAAACCAGTGGCTGCAGTGACCCAGGACGAGGAGAAACATCACTAACTCACTTTCAATTttattatttgatatatatatatggtaacactttacttggatggtccatttttgaCACTAAAGTGAGTGTAAACTAACTATCAAAAACATGTCACTGAACTGTTCCATGAATATCAAGTTCCTCTGTCAATAGTGGCATCACATTATATCATATAGATGATCAGGTGAGTGTCATCTGCATCTCAACAACGTGTCAACTGCATATCAACAACATAAAAAGTAAATTCTCAACTACATCTAGCAAAGATTTATCTACTGATAGGCACCTTAGTGTAACATGACATCTCTATGTTTTGCACCACCCAACAACAATTAGTGCAATTAAAACATAGACTGTCAACTGCATGTCAGTTGACCCTCAATTGAGTTTGTTTGAACACTATGTTGCGTATATGCTGAATATATGTTGAAAGTCAAGGACTcaccttttaaatgtattttaatcatcatttggaccatccaagtaaagtaaaATCATGATGGTCAACTTTAACTAAGCTAAATAACTTCTTTGTGTCAACTGCATGTCAGTTGACTCTCAACTTAGTTTATATTTCACTAAGTTGCGTATATGCTGAATATATGTTGAAAGTCAAGGACTCAccttttacatgtattttaatcatcatttggaccatccaagtaaagtaaaACCATGATGGTCAActttaactaagttaaataactTCTTTGTGTCAACTGCATGTCAGTTGACTCTCAGCTTCATGTCCATTACATTACCATAGATATGCAATGAGGAATAAGTACAAGGGATTTGAAAAAGAAGAggttttattacacattttttcaCATAAACACAAATGTTATATGAAACATTTTTCCAGGTAATTGTGAATAAAAATGTCTGAAAGAAGTGACCGTTTAACAGGtcattaactttaactttaacattaactTGTTTAGTCCCCTTAGAGAAGTAATGCCAACAATATATATCTCCCTAGGGCAGATTAATAAACAAAGCTATTGGAACcatttaatgccaggtgtgggctagaggggtataaagttctgaataaagattataaacacacaccaaaaaaaaacaaacaaaaaaaaacatatattatattatattatattatattatattatattatattatatattatattatatacagggccatctaaaaaaattagaatatctttgaaaagttactttatttcagtaatccagttaaaaatgtgaaactcatatattatatagatgtattacacacagaatgatctattttaagtgtttatttattttattgattttggcttacagccaataaaacccaaaaatcagtgtctcagaaaattggtactttctgcagtgtgggcagtgtgccaagtcctgctggacaatgaaatctgcatctccataaaagttataatcagcagagggaagaagcatgaagtgctgtaagattttctgggaaaacaaaactgcactgactttagacttgataataaaacacagtggatcaacaccagcagatgacagacatgaagTCTAGTCTAGGTctagtgaagtttccaccaatcagtgatggtttggagagacatgtgcaacatctgctggtgttgatccactgtgttttattatcaagtctaaagtcagtgcagttttgttttcccacaaaatcttacagcacttcatgcttccatccgctgataacttttatggagatgcggatttcattttccagcaggacttggcacactgcccacactgccaaaagtaccaactggtcttatataatattaaaattttcggagacactgttttttgggttttcattggctgtacgccataatcatcaacaataaaataaataaacacttaaaaatagatcattctgtgtgtaatacatatatataatagatgagtttcacatttttaactgaattactgaaataaagtaacttttcaaagatattcaaatttttatatatatatatatatatatatatatatatatatatatatatatatatatatatatatatattactataattaCATTACTAGTCATTTTTATACCATGTGGCCTTACATGCAGACCATACCTTACACCACTTCTTCAGTATTCTTTATCAACATTGAAAGGGAtcagttttttctctcttttcattgTGACCACCTTTGCAGCAAGAGCATCATCTCCTTGAATTTTGGTGGCACAAAGGTGGGCCAGGCCTCTGAGAGTCTTGTATTGTCCTTTAAAACCACTGAGAAGTGGTCTTTCAGTAAGATACAACTCTGCAATGGCTGCCATCCCCTTCACAGCATTCCTCGATACTGCAACCTTTTTGAATGCATGAGCCATTTTCATTCCCTTCTGGATGCAGCGAAGAACCTTTCTGTATCTCCGGACAACTTCTTTTATGCTGCTCActagacaaaacaaaacagagaTTAGACATAAAATGGGCAAAGTGTTTCTTAATATCAATATCCACAAAAAAAATTGGCTATGAAAAAAAAGTTATGGTAGGCTAACAATCATACAACATCCAGGATAAGGGTTGTTGGCAACACACTTTATGAACTGTGCCCACATAACCCTTTTGTAACTCCTTATTTTAAGACTGTATTATGTGTCcctaaatgtgtaaaatattcagCTCCAACGAAAGGCCTGTTATTTCCCCTTCACTGCAACAGCATGTCGATTACTGACCAAAGATTCACTCATGAACACCTGAAGATGAGGAAGTAGGCCTGTCGCAATATCGACGCTACCATATCGACTTTTTGtgcgatattttttttttatcgtgacCATTTTTGCCAATGTCGATAACAGCCAGTAGGTTTCCACGtgagcgaggagaaccatcaaTGCAAAATAGCCAGTATGTGGACTTTGTTTCAAAACAGTGGCAACAAAAGCTGGCAACACTACTaacctgagatcttatttaaagcacaaccatccagcccaattaATCCAGCTGAATATTAAATACTGTTCCCCAGAGAaatcctgcctcaagccccacacgCTAAACATGCTGGTGTTCCTGCTCtaaatttgtctgacagttacataaaaaatacatttatagcaagagctatgGCCTGCTGTGCTATCTGTGCctttgatcatatggacacgtgtgttaatgtgtgctaatgtgtgttttatagcatatacatatataatcagaaaaaagtatctgcaagtgcctttgtgtcaagagtaaaaaaaaaaaaacagttactttatttttttatataaaggtctgtttaatatttagtgcaatttaTTCTTACATTCAGCTGTTCCATATTTCAGGTTATGTTACAGGTTTTGATACGAACAGTTGAAGCAGTATATCCAGTATGACCTGACTTTAAATGCTATACTGTTCAAAtcagtacaaaaaatatatgcaaataatgtgtattccaaataaaaaataattttcactAACATTGTTTTACTGAAAATAGTATAGTGCAGTTGTTCTCAACCTTGGTCCTGcagagtttatactaattacagcacTCCTGATCCAACTATTCAACTGTCAAGCTCTCACTGATGAGAACTTAGATGTGTGACTGCAGGAAACACTAATACCTGCTGGCTAGTAGTGCCCTGGAACAGGACTGTTAGCCATTGATACAGTCTCTGtagcttttaattattattattttttttaaatcagtcagtTTTAATGTCATGTAAAATCTGTGTGATGCCATTAAtgcatttatataataataaaaaataaaaaaaaaacattcagtgtttctgtattaTCTCTGACAGAGCTATTATCACATTATGATACAATGTCTGAATAAATTACCTACCCTTTTCTTttgagaaggtttttttctcctttgtcttcttcttgtcttttttcttcctctttgccttttcttttttcttgttcttcttatCCCTGTCCCTTTTCATATGCTTCCACTTCCTATGCTTTTTTTCATCTGAGCTAGAGTCAGATTCCAGGCTTGATTCAAAGTCTGAAGTAGTCAGAGAATCAGAGGTAGATTCTGAGCCGGAGTCTGACTCTGTCATGGAATCCTCACCAGAGGGTCCTGTCTCTCTGTTGGCTTCATCAGCTGAAAGACAGGCAGGAAAAAAACAGctataaaatgtacaataaacAGTTACTTTGAATTTTCAGAAATAGACCACCTACAGCTGCACTGATAGGGCTTAATCTGAAACCCTAATCAAATGAACTATACTGTAGTTCCCCAATGGTACCAccaataaaaatatgattatatTCTCATTATAAAACCACAAAACATGAATACCTAACAATgtcatataaagtatataaaaatatttaattatttaatttaaatacacaTCTACAAACAATCTCCTACAAACCTACATCCAGTTAAATTAATTGTTTCAGTTATTTTACAGAAGCAAGCCCAACTAATAGAAACCAATTTGCATTATATTCTTAATTCTTAAGTATGAGGTTACGAAGTCCTTATTATTAATGACTGGACACTGAACATTTCTGACCCCACAAAAAAGTTTCGGTTCTGATtgcaacagtgttttttttgatAAGTGTTTTGACATTTGACTTGTTCAAATTCTTGTTTGGATTTGTTTGGATGTTTGaagcctatttttattttaatcaagcaGAACACATAACAGGTTCTTTAAGGgccaactaataaaaaaaatgcaataaggTGCGATATAAGACGAGACAATATTGTTCATATCGATATAGACTACGCTGCGTTACAGTGAGCCTCATCAGTTCTCCCGCTGTGTCTCTGTACAGCTTCACCTAGccctgcctccctccctcactgaacacactacccctcccccaccgcagtcagcatcagcagcagagcggggagagagagagaaggtgacaGAGAAACCTCCCGTTACATCTCATTTTTAGATGGTTTTGATTCAGCGAGTAAGATGAGCAGCAGAATAAGGTATTTTGTAGAGCGGGGGTCAGTAATAGGCGGACCTGGTCCACTATTGAGAACTAGTTCACTTCTAGAGGGTTTATTTCAAACTTTATTAGCCGTTGACAGAGGTTTTGCAGTGCAGGAAACTCAAAGATCAATCGCCTGCGTTCTAAATAAAGTGTGACGCGCACAGAGGAGAGATACGAAGCTCATCCGGACAATGTTCTTTATAAAAATACACAGTGACGGCAGAACCCGACTTTTCAGAGAAACAGCAGCGCGTCTCATGTTCTGAAGCATCACCACTGAACTAACTAACACTCATCTTTAGAGCAGACACacccactctaacctgaactgatcaatcagctccttcacatgtgtatgagaatagacctgacACTGTTTCAGCCCAGATATACAGAAAACTCAAACTGcgcttttcattttattttttcttaagcaCTTTAAATGCCCTTTTTCcaaaagcatatattttatatatcccttgtttttaggctactttaagttaaaaaaaaataatttgaggaattgtttaatatatatgtttataattagtataatttgaaatgactttcagttgttgattatataaaatgctgctagaactgctaggctactctaatatacaggatacggtgttctgtcaaattgtcctatcttgtcaaaccgtgctgccctaatctatatatttaactgtaaaaatacaaaaaaagcactgGTTTAGGGTATGTAACCAGTGACATTTCAGTAGATgcacgttattagatttggattgcataaatcattgtatcatggcaaaTTATGGCACAtagagctcattacaaactgcttttgtatttatttataataataattgtaattattagtttCCATTTGCACTTTtgtgtttaatgcacataaacccctataaaacagattaattataaataaagaacatgataaataattaaattgtgcaggtcagagcatgcgcagtacctttgggagtATGTATCaatgggtaggacaattcgacagaacaacggcactgaattataaaaataCCAATATAAAATTTGGATCATGCCTCTTTATCTCTaaagtatctttttgatattaccttatgggataaaaaaaaagagatatatatcgtatatcccaattcagaaaaaaattatcaagatatagtttttgatccatatcgcccagccctaatccAATCTATATATGAAAAGAGAATGtaatatatactgcatatatatacacacacaaaaacagtgtGTTTTGGACACTATGAAATCAgtgttaaaatttaaaatttaaaactaaGTAATGTTATACACAGAGTATGGTTTTAGGAATCAAAAGGGCTTTAATCACAAATGAGAGCAACTCAATTTTAACTTTAACAAACACTGAAGTCACTTTGaagtaatgaatatatatatatatatatatatatatatatatatatatatatatatatatatatatatatatatatatatatatatatatatatacttatatatacagGGCAAtctcaaaaaagtaaaatatcttttaaaagtttaataactttatttcagtaattcagttcaaaatgtgaaactcatattatatagatgtattaaacaaagagtgatcaattttaagtgtttacttattttattgttgatgattttggcttacagccaatgaaaacccaaaaattggtgtctcaggaaattagaatattatataagaccaatttgtacttttggcagtgtgccaaatcctgctggaaattgaaatctgcatctccataaaagttgtcagcagagggaagaagcacgaagtgctttaagattttgtgggaaaacaaaactgcactgactttagacttgataataaaacacagtggatcaacaccagcagatgttgcacatgtctctccaaaccatcactgattggtggaaacttcacactagacctcgagcagtttggactctctccactcttcctccagactttggtctcttgatttacacatgaaatgtaaaattgactgatgatcagtgatggtttggagagtcatgtctgtcatctgctggtgttgatccactgtgttttattatcaagtctaaagtcagtgcagttttgttttcccagaaaatcttaaagcacttcatgcttcttccctctgctactgacaacttttatggagatgcggatttcattgtccagcaggacttggcacactgcccacactgcagaaagtaccaattggtcttatataatattttaattttctgagacactgatttttggatttttattggctgtaagccagaatcatcaacaataaaataaataaacacttaaaatagatcactctgtgtgtaatacatctatataatatgagtttcacattttcaactgaattactgaaataaaaaaagtaactttttaaagatattctatttttttttagatggctcTGTATAACGTTATATGATTACATGATAGTAAATAACTTAATATAGCACACAATATTTTTCCTAGTTAACTCATCATATTTTATGTACAAATGTACTTAGATCAGAGTATTCAAAATCAGCTAGTCAGCTGACTAGCTAACCTACCTAGGTtggtaactagttaactaacattAGCTAAGAAGAGTAAGCTAGCCAGATCCTTAAACATCAGTGGTAGACAGCTGGTGCTTAGTACATCCACTAAAATGCTTCACTGAGCTGCACGTAGCATGACAAATTGCAATCTTTGTGTTTCCAGAACAATTTAAACACGATGTATAACATGATTATTAGTGAAATATTTCCTTAAAAGATAACTGACTACCGTACCCTGAACCACCGTGCTCTCCTGACGCCTTTCCTCTGCCTCATCTGTGGCCAGTAAACGAGCTCTGGCGCGCGTTTTCAATCCTGCAGCCATTTACCCATCTAACACACGCGTGCTCCTGAGTTTTACTGcaaattacacaaaaaaagaaaactgtattaaGCTTTGTTCTACAGCCAAACCAAACGAGCAGCACCTCAAGCCGTTTCGTGTACAGGCTCGGTAAAAAGTACAAGCAGAGAAAGACCTACCTAACTTTAATTGAGCTCCGCGGTCAGAGAGTGGGGCGGGACTTCTTCATTCCAGCTCATCACGTCTTccaacagccaatcagagagcaggatGAAAAGCCACGGAGACTTTCAGCAAATGAAATAAAAGCGCGCCTATTCTTACTTTAAAACAAACAGAGCTTAAAACAGTACCGTGATTAGGTGGCTACAGAAGCAATGAGTATTTTACGAAGATTAATGAAAAATGTTTAtgtaagaaaaaacaaaaaaacatcttatAACCTGATCAGATGGATGcaaaatgaaaaattactaaaacgcaAACTAAAATGCAAGAGGTGTAACAAGAGGATGAGGATGGTACATTCCCACTGTGCTGACAATTTTATATGGTAAGGTCATTTTGTTTATATAAGCTAATTGGAAAATGTACAGTCAGTCTACAATCTAAGACATATTTTTCCTTAATATCTAAAATCTGTTACtctgttataataaaataaactattttattacAACATAAAATACCTATTAACCAAAGTCTGCAGTAACAGAGCTGTAACTGTCTTCgccgttatatcagaaaatgactgacAGCCGCtagggggagcccgcgagagagtccaaaatgaatgggagtgaattaAGCTACacggctaaaaacacaaataaaaaatacgaACTATTCCCTAGGTCGGGATTTTTCTTTAATATAGGAAAGTAAAATGAAGTATTTCcttaaaaaagcaaagaataCTTATCAACATATCTTAGTGTTTCATCAGTAAACAGGTTTTAAGCTGTATAGGCgctagcattgctgctactgTGAGGTTGAAGATGCTGGAGATACAgtcagagcatgtttaaaaggtctGCAGAGCTGAAACCTTTGATAAAATTTTGTGTTATAAAAATTAGTAAAAGtttcagtttaaaaattattaatcatttataaactgattttgcttaaatgcttcacatgaatcccattcattttggctatatatatatatatatatatatatatatatatatatatatatatatatatatatatatacagggccatctaaaaaaatagaatatctttgaaaagttactttatttcagtaattcagttgaaaatgtgaaactcatacattatatagacgtattaaacacacagagatatattttaagcgtttatttcttttattgttggtgattttggcttacagccaatgaaaacccaaaaatcagtgtctcagtaaatttggatattatataagaccaattgatacgtttggcagtgtgggcagtgtgctaagtcctgctggaaaatgaaatctgcatctccattaaagttgtcagtagcagagggaagcatgaagtgctgtaagattttgagggaaaacaaaactgaactgactttagacttgataataaaacacactggatcaacaccagcagatgacagacatgactctccaaaccatcactgatcatcagtaaattttacatttcatgtgtaaatcaagggagtctggaggaaaagtggagagacacacagtccaaactgctcgaggtctagtgtgaagtttccaccaatcagtgatggtttggagagacatgtcatctgctggtgttgatccactgtgttttattatcaagtctaaagtcagtgcagtttggttttcccacaaaatcttacagcacttcatgcttccttctgctgacaattttatggagatgtggatttcattttccagcaggacttggcaaactgcccacactgcagaaagtaccaattggtcttataatataatattcaaattttctgagacactgattcatcaacaataaaataaataaacgcttaaaatagatcactctgtgtttaatacatctatataatatatgagtttcacatttgtaactgaattactgaaataagttaactttttttttttttttactaaaagtggtctcatttttgttccagagctgtatatatatatacacaaaccggatttgccatctccacatcattgcattcagtttttattcacaatttgtttagtgtcccaacttttttggaatccggtttgtgtatatatatatttttcctgaaaCACAGAACTGCATACCCTACTCCATACGGTACTCTAATATGATAGGACATAAATTTTTCTACCTTTTGCAACAATTTGTTTGCCAGGGAGTGTCGAAGGCGGCATTGTGGAAGGTTGAAGAGAAGTGTGAGAGCCGAGTCGCTCTTCTCAGGTTCCCACAGTGACCTTTTTACATGGATGAAATACATACATAGGTGAGTCTGTAAATTTCGGCAATGTGTATATGCCATTGACATGAATGCCTGATTTGCCTGAGCCTAAATCTTTTGTGGTGCAGCCTGGACACATCCTCAGCGTTGAACTGAGGATGTGTCCCAGCTGCACCTTTTACCGTGTTTCAGAAAAGTTCAacactaatttttttttgtttttgtaggtTCTCACAAGGCTTACAAATGCGACAGGTGGACATGATCCAAGATGGAATAACAAAGAGCACCAGGACCCTCTCTATGATGTCCAACAAACTCAAGCAAATGTGCGTCAAAAGTCTGCGAAAGTTTCGCAAAAAGAAAGGACAGAAAGTGGGGGGAGCTGACATCATTGTTCAGATTGATGAGAGCAAGTTCTGCCACAAGCGAAAGGTATATAAATTTAATTAACATAACTGAAATCCCATAGACCATTTATTG
This DNA window, taken from Astyanax mexicanus isolate ESR-SI-001 chromosome 5, AstMex3_surface, whole genome shotgun sequence, encodes the following:
- the LOC125802210 gene encoding myb-like protein K: MTESDSGSESTSDSLTTSDFESSLESDSSSDEKKHRKWKHMKRDRDKKNKKKEKAKRKKKDKKKTKEKKTFSKEKVSSIKEVVRRYRKVLRCIQKGMKMAHAFKKVAVSRNAVKGMAAIAELYLTERPLLSGFKGQYKTLRGLAHLCATKIQGDDALAAKVVTMKREKKLIPFNVDKEY
- the LOC125802209 gene encoding uncharacterized protein LOC125802209 isoform X1; translated protein: MSILRRLMKNVYVRKNKKTSYNLIRWMQNEKLLKRKLKCKRCNKRMRMVHSHCADNFIWECRRRHCGRLKRSVRAESLFSGSHSDLFTWMKYIHRFSQGLQMRQVDMIQDGITKSTRTLSMMSNKLKQMCVKSLRKFRKKKGQKVGGADIIVQIDESKFCHKRKYGKGRYGNTWRRKRTWVFGMLEIRPHLKRPILRLVKKRDKNTLIPIIRKHVKPTTLVVSDDWRAYSSLKEEGYRHVRVNHSQNYIDPISGLHTQNIERAWQTYKKEVWHMRANRSEKSLRKHLCFIEWTYWLGRMHKYGVLGRLFKDIRCA